The following are from one region of the Apostichopus japonicus isolate 1M-3 chromosome 17, ASM3797524v1, whole genome shotgun sequence genome:
- the LOC139954615 gene encoding uncharacterized protein isoform X2, which translates to MENLSEHEETLMVAALERAERVERARIQREEFLKRWANRQSTDKSVEHPSTSNDSPVTQPPPPIDPIVVIRPAPIHRSPHGLAKITPLTSPTENPNTPQNRLTAIENKQFECKNRCGKYFSTRRKMMRHVKAVHVPHALTCERCKTKFKTRSNLNRHHRQRRGFCNAKKEETLQTATTDTPRKSNDADEGRRILRYDGEEEEENAQEHSQDL; encoded by the exons ATGGAGAATTTATCAGAACATGAAGAAACCCTGATGGTAGCTGCCTTGGAGAGAGCAGAGCGGGTAGAGAGAGCCCGTATTCAACGAGAGGAATTTTTGAAAAGATG GGCAAATCGACAATCGACGGATAAATCCGTCGAACACCCGTCAACAAGCAACGATTCTCCGGTTACTCAACCACCACCACCGATCGACCCAATCGTCGTCATACGACCGGCACCGATCCATCGTTCACCGCATGGTCTGGCTAAGATTACACCTCTGACTTCCCCGACTGAAAATCCAAACACACCACAGAACCGCCTAACggcaattgaaaacaaacag TTCGAGTGTAAAAACAGGTGCGGAAAATATTTTTCCACCCGGAGAAAAATGATGCGCCACGTGAAGGCCGTACATGTCCCGCACGCCCTCACATGTGAACGGTGTAAGACCAAATTTAAAACTAGGTCAAATCTGAATCGGCACCATCGCCAACGCCGGGGATTTTGCAATGCTAAGAAGGAGGAAACCTTGCAAACAGCCACCACCGATACGCCTCGAAAATCTAACGATGCCGACGAAGGTAGGAGAATATTGCGGTATGACGgcgaagaggaggaggagaatgCCCAAGAG CATAGCCAAGACTTATAG
- the LOC139954615 gene encoding uncharacterized protein isoform X1: MYLNYFEDPFSYITNISQYSRAFNCVRCRRIFKNSKQLQRHIPHCKQHVTYNFPGGIYQLPQSIFDRLESIDLHIPQTERFYPYRITYDIETYIDKSDIIQSRGPKLQFVGQHKLLSISVCSNVPGYTTPQCFVSDGDTSKLMNNFVTYCIEISKSAFLALTTGGLFLSVITSLKQKIAAEEIELKNQNGEVGDKNLLINLKSLLESFMNYCRQIPVIGFNSGKYDINVIKGLLYQSVHDMRDEDDSQPGIRRLIKRCNDYMSVSCKWFTFLDIKNYLAPGCSYAQFLAAYKCKEEKGFFPYDWVDDLDKLSKTSLPPHEAFFNTLKNTNISIGEYQYCQQVWVENNMKTFQDFLVWYNNKDVVPFIEALAKMFAFYQDKEIDMFKQGISVPGLTLRYLFKGVKGDFFCLFPKQHQDLYSLFKSNVVGGPSIIFNRYQEKNKTKIRGDKLCKKILGFDANALYLWAIMQDMPTGFILRRRAETGFKGEYTHYMQRMAVGWLEWEGKMRGVHIKHNLNGKEVRLGRRQLPVDGFSHDGVKPTIFQFHGCYWHGHPCELNKNKTHNEVRDIPLSELYNETIAKNQYLKSLGYNFIQKWECEWKLEQKETPEIKSFLDALFPYPLKDKWTITEGEIITYIKAGTIFGAVECDITVPDSLKSHFAEMPPIFKNIEVSIGDIGEEMANFAESNGLLKHPRRTLIGSMSGKNILIATPLLRWYLEHGLVVTKIHQITQFIPKAVFKEFGEEVSNARREGDKDPSKSIISDTKKLMGNSAYGKTVTNKEKHLNVSICDENNVFQKVNDPFFRRLTQLTSNIYEVEQYVRKVKLDLPIQIGYFVYQYAKLRMLQFYYDFMLKFVDVRDFEYCEMDTDSAYLAISGDSLESVIKPGMRSEFERDKYKWFPRTDTPENKAYDKRTPGLFKLEWEGDGIISLSSKCYYCFGSSKDKVSCKGINRNTGDLTKENYLRVLDTKSSIQMKNRGFRLYGNKMQTYVQQKTALSYLYIKRKVLKDGISTEPLDV, translated from the coding sequence ATGTATCTTAACTATTTTGAAGACCCCTTCTCATATATAACTAATATCAGTCAGTATTCTAGGGCATTTAATTGTGTTAGATGTCGACgaatttttaaaaatagcaaaCAATTACAGAGACACATACCACATTGTAAACAACATGTGACGTATAACTTTCCCGGTGGTATTTACCAATTACCACAATCCATTTTTGATAGATTAGAGTCGATTGACTTACACATTCCACAGACAGAAAGATTTTACCCGTACAGAATTACATATGATATTGAAACCTATATCGATAAATCCGATATAATTCAGTCACGGGGTCCCAAACTCCAGTTTGTCGGACAACATAAACTCCTTAGTATTAGCGTTTGTTCGAACGTTCCTGGTTATACCACACCTCAATGTTTCGTTTCTGATGGGGATACTTCTAAACTTATGAACAACTTTGTAACATACTGCATCGAAATTAGTAAAAGTGCATTTCTAGCTCTTACTACTGGTGGCTTATTTCTTTCGGTTATAACAAGtctaaaacaaaaaattgcgGCGGAAGAAATAGAGTTAAAAAATCAAAACGGGGAGGTTGGTGATAAGAACCTACttataaatttaaaatcattactTGAGTCCTTTATGAATTACTGTAGGCAAATTCCAGTGATCGGGTTTAATTCGggtaaatatgacattaacgTAATAAAAGGTTTATTGTACCAGAGCGTCCATGACATGCGTGATGAGGATGACTCTCAACCCGGTATTCGGCGCCTTATTAAACGCTGCAATGATTATATGTCGGTTTCATGTAAATGGTTCACGTTTCTAGATATTAAGAACTACTTGGCCCCAGGGTGTAGTTACGCGCAATTTCTAGCTGCCTATAAGTGTAAAGAGGAAAAGGGTTTCTTTCCATACGATTGGGTGGATGATCTGGACAAATTATCTAAAACGTCGCTCCCACCCCACGAGGCTTTTTTCAATACTTTGAAGAATACAAATATCTCTATTGGAGAATATCAATACTGTCAACAGGTTTGGGTCgaaaataacatgaaaacatttcagGATTTTTTAGTATGGTACAATAATAAGGATGTTGTCCCGTTCATAGAAGCCCTTGCAAAAATGTTCGCATTTTACCAGGACAAAGAAATTGACATGTTCAAACAGGGAATCTCCGTGCCGGGGTTAACCCTCAGGTATTTATTCAAGGGTGTTAAAGGGGATTTCTTTTGCTTATTTCCAAAACAACACCAAGATCTATATAGTTTATTTAAGAGCAATGTTGTTGGGGGGCCCTCGATTATATTCAATAGatatcaagaaaaaaataaaactaaaataagaGGTGACAAATTATGTAAGAAAATTTTAGGTTTTGATGCTAACGCTCTCTATCTTTGGGCAATAATGCAAGACATGCCAACGGGATTCATACTAAGACGTAGAGCGGAAACCGGTTTTAAAGGGGAATATACTCATTACATGCAACGAATGGCTGTGGGGTGGTTGGAGTGGGAGGGTAAGATGAGGGGGGTTCATATTAAACACAATCTTAACGGGAAGGAAGTGCGTTTGGGCAGACGACAACTTCCCGTTGATGGATTTAGCCACGATGGAGTGAAGCCAACAATTTTCCAGTTTCACGGTTGTTACTGGCATGGCCACCCGTGCGAGTTGAATAAGAATAAAACACATAATGAGGTTAGAGATATCCCGTTATCTGAATTGTATAACGAAACGATCGCCAAAAATCAATACTTAAAATCTTTAGGCTACAATTTCATTCAAAAATGGGAGTGTGAATGGAAACTAGAACAGAAAGAAACCCCTGAGATTAAATCATTTCTAGATGCACTATTCCCATACCCCTTAAAAGATAAATGGACAATTACGGAGGGTGAGATTATAACCTACATTAAGGCTGGCACAATATTCGGGGCAGTCGAGTGCGATATTACAGTACCTGATAGTCTAAAGTCACACTTTGCCGAAATGCCCCCCATTTTTAAGAATATAGAAGTAAGTATCGGGGATATCGGAGAGGAAATGGCTAACTTTGCTGAATCGAACGGTTTACTTAAACATCCACGCCGAACTCTAATTGGTAGCATGAGTGGTAAGAATATACTAATAGCTACCCCATTATTACGGTGGTATCTCGAGCACGGACTAGTTGTTACCAAAATACATCAAATTACACAGTTCATTCCAAAAGCTGTTTTCAAAGAGTTCGGTGAGGAAGTCAGCAATGCGAGGAGGGAGGGTGACAAAGACCCTTCTAAGAGTATTATCTCCGACACCAAAAAGTTAATGGGAAATTCGGCCTACGGAAAAACCGTGaccaataaagaaaaacatcttAATGTGAGCATTTGCGACGAAAATAATGTTTTTCAAAAAGTTAATGACCCATTCTTTAGACGGTTGACTCAACTCACATCAAATATTTATGAAGTTGAGCAATATGTACGTAAAGTCAAATTAGATTTACCGATACAAATAGGATACTTTGTATATCAGTATGCCAAATTAAGAATGTTACAgttttattatgattttatgCTCAAATTCGTTGATGTTAGAGATTTTGAATATTGTGAGATGGACACCGATTCAGCATACTTAGCCATTTCCGGGGATTCGTTGGAGTCCGTTATTAAACCAGGAATGCGTTCCGAGTTTGAACGGGATAAATATAAATGGTTCCCTCGAACCGACACCCCCGAAAACAAGGCATATGACAAGCGTACTCCAGGGTTATTTAAGCTAGAGTGGGAGGGCGATGGGATTATTTCTCTTTCGAGTAAATGTTATTACTGTTTTGGATCTAGCAAAGATAAAGTTAGCTGCAAAGGTATCAATCGAAATACAGGTGATCTAACGAAAGAAAATTATTTACGCGTTTTGGATACAAAATCATCAATCCAAATGAAAAATAGGGGGTTCAGACTGTATGGTAATAAAATGCAAACATATGTTCAGCAAAAGACGGCCCTCTCCTATTTGTACATAAAACGCAAGGTACTCAAAGACGGCATATCGACCGAACCATTAGATGTATAA